The segment GGTCAGAAAATGAAATATACAGTTATTACAGGAGCAAGTACAGGGATAGGGTATGAAGCAGCACTTGCTTTTGCCGGGAAAAATAAAAACCTTATTATTGTTGCGAGAAGCAAGGAGAAACTGGAGCAGCTGGAAAAAGAAATAAAGCAGATTAATCCTGATTTAGATGTTATTGTAAAGGTTTCGGATTTATCTGTTATGGAAAATGTGTATAAACTTTATGAAGATTTAAAAAAATATGAGCTGGAAACATGGATTAATAATGCCGGTTTTGGGAATACAGGTCTGGTTAAGGATCAGGAGCTCGGAAAAATAGAAATGATGCTGAATCTGAATATAGAAGCACTGACTATTTTATCTACACTTTTTACAAAGGATTACAGTGATACGGAAGGGACACAGCTGATTAATGTTTCTTCTGTGGGCGGTTATTCCGTGGTAGACAATAACGTTACATATTCAGCAACAAAATTTTATGTAAGTGCTTTTACTGAAGGATTGGCACAGGAACTTGGCAAAAGAGGCGGGAAAATGAAAGTAAAGGTTCTGGCTCCTGCTGCTACTGAAACAGAGTTTGCTAATGTTGCTCTGGGAGTTAATAATTTTGATTATGAAGAAAGTACACCAAGATTTCATACAGCGAAGGAAATGGCAGAGTTTTTGATGAAACTTTATGAATCAGATAAAATAATTGGTATTGTAGATATTCAGACATATGAGTTCAAACTGACAGACCCTGTTTTCAATTTTAGACAAAGCCAGACAATGAAAGATTAAAACAATGTCGTAAATGAGAATCGTATTCGTAAAAAATCATCTTGAAACAGAGATGGTTTTTTATTTTGTCTGTAAATAATTATACGGTTGATTATATGGTGAGGTGTTATCATATATATATTATGAATAATAAGTCGTTTTTATTTGACATTATGGATATTTTTATATACAATCGATATAATGAAAAAATAATAAGAGGTGATTTCATGAAAAAGTTTATTTACATTTTGGGGTTATTGGTACTAAGTCTGACTTCATTCAGCGATGCTCTTGTACAAAAAAATATTTCACTTGATATTGCGCAGAATCTGGCGACTGAGGTACTAAAAGAGGCAAAAAAGGAAAAAGTTAATATATCACTGGTAATACTTGATAAGGGCGGAAATGTAGTCTTATCTATGAAAGAAGACAATGCTGCTGTGCATACAATGAAAACTGCACAGAAGAAAGCATTTACAGCTCTTTCATTCGGAATTACCACTACAGAATTTGCTTCACGTGTTGAAAAAGTTCCTAATCTGACTCAGATTGAGAATACAACTACTTTAGGAGGAGGAATTCCTATAAAAGTCGGGAATGAAACTATAGGTTCAATAGGAATCGGCGGTGCACCTTCAGGAGCGATAGATGAAAAGATCGGAGCTGCTGCTCTTTCGAGAATAAGCAATCTTTTGAAATAATTAATATATTTGAGATACAGGACTATGCGAAAATGTAATTTTATTTTTGGCATAGTCCTTTTAAAATTATCATATAAATTAAATAGAGAAAAACTTACTAAAAAACAGTTATGACTATTATTTGATAATATCTGCGAAAAATAAGTAATAATGTGCTATAATATGGTGCATTTTAAATATGGAAATATGAAACAGAAAGGAGACTTATTTATGTTAAATAAAAAACTAATGGATAGTGTATCAGAAAAGGAGGGATCTAAAAAAAGATAAATTAATTTCCCTCCGAATTCAAACAATAAAAATAATTTTGGAGGAAAAAAATAATGTATTTAAATTTGAAAAAATATGGACTAAGCGACCGTTTTGAACAGGAAGCTTCATTATATAGAAATCTGTTTCCGGCGAGAATTACAGAACAGCACCGTGATTTGTACAAAGTAATGTGTGAGCATGGGGAACTTATTGCAGGTATCTCAGGGAATTTAGCTTATCACGCAGAAGATCTTATGAGTTTTCCGGCAGTGGGCGACTGGGTGATGATAGACAGAACAGACAGTGCTTCGGGAAATGCAGTAATCAAGAATATTTTAGGGCGGAAAAGCGTTTTTGTGCGTCAGACAGCCGGCACATCAAATGAACAGCAGGTAGTTGCTGCTAATATAGATACGATATTTATCTGTATGTCTTTGAATTCAGACTTTAATGTAAGAAGGATCGAGCGTTATCTGACAGTTGCGTGGGATAGTATGGCTGCACCGGTTATCGTACTTACAAAATCTGACCTGTGTGATAATCTGGAAGAAAAGCTGGAAGAATTATCAACAGTGAGTCTTGGAATAGATGTAATTGTCTGTTCATCGGAAAATGAAAACGGATATCATGATGTTAATAATTATATCGCAGAAGGAAAAACAATAGCATTTATAGGTTCGTCAGGTGTGGGGAAGTCTACATTGATTAACAGGCTGGCAGGAAATGAAGATCAGGTTGTTAGTGAGATTCGCTCCGGTGATGACAAAGGAAAGCATACCACTACTTACAGACAGCTAAAACTATTGCCAAACGGAGGAATTGTAATAGATACTCCGGGAATGCGTGAATTACAGCTTTATTCAGGTGATTTGTCAAAGACGTTTGAAGATATAGAAGAATTTGCCGCACAGTGTAAATATAAAAACTGTTCGCATACTTCGGAACCGGGCTGTATGGTCAGGGAAGCAATTGAAAACGGGACTTTATCTGAAAAACGCTTTAGAAATTATCAAAAATTACAGCGTGAGATGGAATACAGCAATTTGAACTCACGTCAGACCGAACAGGAAAAAATTAACAGAATGTTTGGAAGTAAAAAGGAAATGAAAAAAGTGATGAAACAGATGAAAAATAAAAAAAGCAGATAAGATACAGGTATATTTATTTGGGAAATCGCTAATTATATTTGATTTTCCCGGCGAATCAAGTATCATAAGACAGAATAAACTA is part of the Sebaldella sp. S0638 genome and harbors:
- a CDS encoding SDR family oxidoreductase codes for the protein MKYTVITGASTGIGYEAALAFAGKNKNLIIVARSKEKLEQLEKEIKQINPDLDVIVKVSDLSVMENVYKLYEDLKKYELETWINNAGFGNTGLVKDQELGKIEMMLNLNIEALTILSTLFTKDYSDTEGTQLINVSSVGGYSVVDNNVTYSATKFYVSAFTEGLAQELGKRGGKMKVKVLAPAATETEFANVALGVNNFDYEESTPRFHTAKEMAEFLMKLYESDKIIGIVDIQTYEFKLTDPVFNFRQSQTMKD
- a CDS encoding heme-binding protein, with the protein product MKKFIYILGLLVLSLTSFSDALVQKNISLDIAQNLATEVLKEAKKEKVNISLVILDKGGNVVLSMKEDNAAVHTMKTAQKKAFTALSFGITTTEFASRVEKVPNLTQIENTTTLGGGIPIKVGNETIGSIGIGGAPSGAIDEKIGAAALSRISNLLK
- the rsgA gene encoding ribosome small subunit-dependent GTPase A, whose translation is MYLNLKKYGLSDRFEQEASLYRNLFPARITEQHRDLYKVMCEHGELIAGISGNLAYHAEDLMSFPAVGDWVMIDRTDSASGNAVIKNILGRKSVFVRQTAGTSNEQQVVAANIDTIFICMSLNSDFNVRRIERYLTVAWDSMAAPVIVLTKSDLCDNLEEKLEELSTVSLGIDVIVCSSENENGYHDVNNYIAEGKTIAFIGSSGVGKSTLINRLAGNEDQVVSEIRSGDDKGKHTTTYRQLKLLPNGGIVIDTPGMRELQLYSGDLSKTFEDIEEFAAQCKYKNCSHTSEPGCMVREAIENGTLSEKRFRNYQKLQREMEYSNLNSRQTEQEKINRMFGSKKEMKKVMKQMKNKKSR